A stretch of Geomonas oryzisoli DNA encodes these proteins:
- the fliI gene encoding flagellar protein export ATPase FliI yields MGIDLARYLPVVEAAKPVRFHGKVTQVVGLVIEGYCPETAVGSVCEVHSEGHAPIPAEVVGFRENKTLLMPLGELRGVGLGSVISVRREKAALGVGPALLGRVIDGLGEPIDDKGPIEVADEYPIYALPVNPMKRRPIRKPLNLGIRAINGLLTCGEGQRVGIMAGSGVGKSTLLGMIARYTEADVNVIALIGERGRELREFIEKDLQAEGLRKSVVVVATSDQPPLVRMRGAYIATTIAEYFQAQGKKVLLMMDSATRFAMAMREVGLAIGEPPTTKGYTPSVFAALPRLLERTGNFQGGSITGLYTVLVEGDDFNEPISDAMRSILDGHIILTRELAARNIYPPIDLLNSASRVMSDVTSREHRALAGQFKETLATYRQAEDMINIGAYKAGSNPKIDLAISRMDQMIAYLKQDVADQVTFEESIEALARIFGVGSLND; encoded by the coding sequence GTGGGGATTGATCTGGCACGCTACCTGCCGGTGGTCGAGGCGGCCAAGCCGGTGCGCTTTCACGGCAAGGTGACCCAGGTGGTCGGCCTGGTCATCGAGGGGTACTGCCCCGAGACGGCGGTGGGGAGCGTCTGCGAGGTGCACTCCGAGGGGCATGCCCCGATTCCTGCCGAGGTGGTCGGCTTCCGCGAGAACAAGACCCTGCTGATGCCGCTTGGCGAGTTGCGCGGCGTGGGACTGGGGAGCGTGATCTCGGTCCGGCGCGAGAAGGCGGCCCTGGGGGTCGGCCCCGCGCTCCTGGGGCGGGTCATCGACGGGCTGGGAGAGCCGATCGACGACAAGGGTCCCATCGAGGTGGCGGACGAGTATCCCATCTACGCGCTGCCGGTGAACCCGATGAAAAGGCGCCCGATCAGGAAGCCCCTGAACCTCGGCATCCGCGCCATCAACGGTCTTTTGACCTGCGGCGAGGGGCAGAGGGTCGGCATCATGGCCGGCTCCGGCGTCGGCAAGTCGACCCTTCTGGGCATGATCGCCCGCTACACCGAGGCCGACGTCAACGTGATCGCCCTGATCGGCGAGCGCGGCCGGGAGCTCAGGGAGTTCATCGAGAAGGACCTGCAGGCGGAAGGACTCAGGAAATCGGTCGTGGTCGTGGCGACCTCCGATCAGCCCCCGCTGGTCCGGATGCGCGGCGCCTACATAGCGACCACCATCGCCGAGTACTTCCAGGCCCAGGGGAAGAAGGTGCTCCTCATGATGGACTCCGCCACCCGTTTCGCCATGGCGATGCGCGAGGTGGGGCTGGCCATCGGCGAGCCCCCCACCACCAAGGGGTACACCCCGAGCGTCTTCGCCGCCCTGCCGAGGCTTCTGGAGCGGACCGGCAACTTCCAGGGGGGGAGCATCACCGGCCTGTACACGGTCCTGGTCGAGGGGGACGACTTCAACGAGCCGATCTCCGACGCCATGCGCAGCATCCTGGACGGGCACATCATCCTGACCCGTGAGCTGGCGGCGAGGAACATCTACCCACCCATCGACCTCTTGAACAGCGCGAGCCGTGTCATGAGCGACGTGACCAGCCGCGAGCACCGGGCGCTGGCGGGGCAGTTCAAGGAGACCCTGGCCACCTACCGGCAGGCCGAGGACATGATCAACATCGGCGCCTACAAGGCCGGCAGCAACCCAAAGATCGATCTCGCCATATCCCG
- the fliE gene encoding flagellar hook-basal body complex protein FliE, translating into MEISALTKVDGLSQAFPAQGTQGTQGNATVGFGKFLEEMVSKVNQQQGAADQSIQALATGETKGLHEVMLAVEKASISFQMLTQVRNKAVEAYQEIMRMPV; encoded by the coding sequence ATGGAAATATCGGCACTTACCAAGGTAGACGGGCTCTCCCAGGCTTTTCCCGCCCAGGGGACCCAGGGGACGCAGGGCAACGCAACCGTCGGCTTCGGCAAGTTTCTGGAGGAGATGGTCTCCAAGGTGAACCAGCAGCAAGGCGCCGCGGACCAATCGATCCAGGCGCTCGCCACCGGCGAGACCAAGGGGCTGCACGAGGTGATGCTCGCGGTGGAAAAGGCCAGCATCTCCTTCCAGATGCTGACCCAGGTGCGCAACAAGGCGGTCGAGGCGTACCAGGAGATCATGAGGATGCCGGTTTAA
- the fliF gene encoding flagellar basal-body MS-ring/collar protein FliF: protein MPEGLKKLLEPFLAMSTGKRMVVAGVALASLLAFAALITVANKTDYRPLFANLNSDDAGEIVKKLKEQKVPYQIAADGKAILVPSDKVYDLRLSMASDGLPQGGGVGYEIFDRKNFGMTEFVQKLNYQRALQGELSRTIAQIAGVESARVHLAIPEKTLFKDAEKPATASVVLKMKSNRMLREGEVQGIVHLVASSIEGMDPEQVTVLDSRGKMLSGNTSSDPASKLTGSRQETQRNFEKTQEDKLQSLLDRVVGSGKCVARVTANFDFKQVEKYEERYDPESAAVRSEQRSEEKGGTTTTASGVPGAQTNLGRTPPGAGGQSGGGSKTDETLNYEVSRSTARIIEPVGALSKVSVAVLVDGKYDLPVGAKPGAQPKYQPRTPDEMQKIEALVKSAVGFNAERGDQVTVANIPFQETGDSGGEAPKWYDAPIVQTLIKNGLIGLGFLALILFVIRPLLKTLKSEKPASSFLPIQDDAENAHMLEMQKIAQEKMRVTQIELVEKVKQDPYQAAQILQNWLARKE, encoded by the coding sequence ATGCCGGAAGGGCTTAAAAAACTTTTGGAACCTTTTCTCGCGATGTCGACCGGGAAGCGGATGGTCGTCGCGGGGGTCGCACTCGCCTCGCTGCTCGCCTTCGCGGCGCTGATCACCGTGGCGAACAAGACCGACTACCGCCCGCTGTTCGCCAACCTCAACAGCGACGACGCCGGCGAGATTGTCAAAAAATTGAAAGAGCAGAAGGTCCCCTACCAGATCGCCGCCGACGGCAAGGCGATCCTGGTCCCTTCGGATAAGGTGTACGACCTGAGGCTCTCCATGGCCAGCGACGGTCTGCCCCAGGGGGGCGGCGTCGGCTACGAGATCTTCGACCGCAAGAACTTCGGCATGACCGAGTTCGTGCAGAAGCTGAACTACCAGCGCGCCCTGCAGGGCGAGCTCTCCCGCACCATCGCGCAGATCGCCGGGGTCGAGTCGGCCCGGGTGCACCTGGCCATCCCCGAGAAGACCCTGTTCAAGGATGCCGAGAAGCCGGCGACCGCCTCGGTCGTGCTCAAGATGAAATCGAACCGGATGCTCAGGGAGGGCGAGGTGCAGGGGATCGTGCACCTGGTCGCTTCCTCCATCGAGGGAATGGACCCGGAGCAGGTGACCGTGCTCGACAGCCGGGGCAAGATGCTCTCCGGCAACACCTCCTCCGACCCCGCCAGCAAGCTGACCGGCTCGCGCCAGGAGACCCAGCGCAACTTCGAGAAGACCCAGGAAGACAAGCTGCAGTCGCTTTTGGACCGCGTGGTCGGCTCCGGCAAGTGCGTGGCCCGCGTCACCGCTAACTTCGACTTCAAGCAGGTGGAGAAGTACGAGGAGCGTTACGACCCCGAGTCCGCGGCGGTGAGAAGCGAGCAGAGAAGCGAGGAGAAGGGGGGCACCACGACCACCGCCTCCGGCGTCCCCGGCGCACAGACCAACCTGGGGCGGACCCCCCCGGGAGCGGGCGGGCAGAGCGGCGGCGGTTCCAAGACCGACGAGACCCTGAACTACGAGGTGAGCCGTTCCACGGCCCGCATCATCGAGCCGGTGGGAGCGCTCTCCAAGGTGTCCGTGGCGGTGCTGGTGGACGGAAAATACGACCTCCCGGTGGGGGCGAAGCCGGGCGCGCAGCCCAAGTACCAGCCCCGCACCCCGGACGAGATGCAGAAGATCGAGGCCCTGGTGAAGAGCGCGGTCGGCTTCAACGCGGAGCGCGGCGACCAGGTCACCGTGGCCAACATCCCCTTCCAGGAGACCGGCGACAGCGGCGGCGAGGCGCCCAAGTGGTACGACGCCCCCATCGTGCAGACCCTGATCAAGAACGGCCTGATCGGCCTGGGCTTCCTGGCCCTGATCCTGTTCGTGATCCGGCCGCTGTTGAAGACGCTGAAGAGCGAGAAGCCGGCCTCCTCCTTCCTCCCCATCCAGGACGACGCCGAGAACGCCCACATGCTGGAGATGCAGAAGATCGCCCAGGAGAAGATGCGGGTGACCCAGATCGAGCTGGTGGAGAAGGTGAAGCAGGACCCCTACCAGGCTGCCCAGATCCTGCAGAACTGGCTGGCGCGCAAGGAATAG
- the fliG gene encoding flagellar motor switch protein FliG gives MTGAEKAAILLLYLGPEATAKVFSHMDDGDIKRISQSMSKLGHVPREEIASVVEEFTDITNPETGFFSQGEEFVKKILEKALGPLRAETLLQEIRTSGIGDMADILSTMDPRTIANFFSQEHPQTIAVVLAKLKPKQTSEIIALLPQELQAEVVIRIAEVDQVSPEILSEIDEVIRVELTALGGVQRFKVGGVEKVVDMFAHLDRSREKKILDKLDTMNPPLAEVIRKHLFTFEDIFKLDDRAIQSIMREVSNDTLTLAMKTSVDEVKDKIFRNISSRAAEMIKEDLEVMGPVRLSDVEKAQSEIIKIVRKMEEEGKVVIAGRGAEDVLV, from the coding sequence ATGACCGGAGCCGAGAAGGCCGCCATACTCCTTTTGTACCTGGGCCCCGAGGCGACCGCCAAGGTCTTCTCACACATGGACGATGGCGATATCAAGCGGATCAGCCAGAGCATGTCCAAGCTCGGGCACGTCCCGCGCGAGGAGATCGCGTCGGTGGTGGAGGAGTTCACCGACATCACCAACCCGGAAACCGGGTTCTTCTCCCAGGGGGAGGAGTTCGTCAAGAAGATCCTGGAGAAGGCCCTTGGGCCGCTGCGCGCCGAGACCCTGCTGCAGGAGATCCGCACCTCGGGTATCGGCGACATGGCCGACATCCTCTCCACCATGGACCCCCGCACCATCGCCAACTTCTTCTCCCAGGAGCACCCGCAGACCATCGCCGTGGTACTGGCCAAGCTGAAGCCCAAGCAGACCAGCGAGATCATAGCGCTGTTGCCGCAGGAGCTGCAGGCCGAGGTGGTGATCCGCATCGCCGAGGTGGACCAGGTTTCCCCGGAGATCCTTTCCGAGATCGACGAGGTGATCCGGGTCGAGTTGACCGCCCTGGGCGGGGTGCAGCGCTTCAAGGTGGGGGGCGTGGAGAAGGTGGTGGACATGTTCGCGCACCTGGACCGAAGCCGCGAGAAGAAGATCCTGGACAAACTGGACACCATGAACCCGCCGCTGGCGGAGGTGATCAGGAAGCACCTGTTCACCTTCGAGGACATCTTCAAGCTGGACGACCGCGCCATCCAGTCGATCATGAGGGAGGTCTCCAACGACACCCTTACCCTGGCCATGAAGACCTCGGTGGACGAGGTCAAGGACAAGATCTTCCGCAACATCTCCAGCCGCGCGGCCGAGATGATCAAGGAGGACCTGGAGGTCATGGGGCCGGTACGCCTCTCGGACGTGGAGAAGGCACAGAGCGAGATCATCAAGATCGTCCGGAAGATGGAAGAGGAAGGGAAGGTGGTCATCGCGGGTCGCGGGGCGGAAGATGTTCTCGTCTAA
- a CDS encoding response regulator, translating to MGNVLIVDDSSTMRKIISRSLRQAGLAIDDIYEAGDGIEALSTMEGKTIDLILSDINMPNMDGLEFIKCVRGKGVNTPIVMITTEGGEDILKEAINNGASDSIKKPFTPDQLNEKLGGLL from the coding sequence ATGGGCAACGTATTGATAGTGGACGATTCCTCGACCATGAGAAAGATCATTTCCCGCAGCCTGCGCCAGGCGGGGCTCGCCATCGACGACATCTACGAGGCCGGCGACGGTATCGAGGCCCTCTCCACCATGGAGGGAAAAACGATCGACCTGATCCTGTCGGACATCAACATGCCCAACATGGACGGGCTGGAGTTCATCAAGTGCGTCCGGGGCAAGGGGGTCAACACCCCGATCGTGATGATCACCACCGAGGGGGGGGAGGACATCCTCAAGGAGGCGATCAACAACGGCGCCAGCGACAGCATCAAGAAGCCGTTCACGCCCGACCAGTTGAACGAGAAGCTCGGAGGACTTTTATGA
- a CDS encoding FliH/SctL family protein, whose amino-acid sequence MFSSKIIRKGVESEAYTLEPLGGELVPPVGQEVFRPIQLGGEETAAPDEAEEEPETPPAVIAEDEALRRIQQAHADGMKKGRQQAEEDLSKVSEALAQALLSTGTLRGQIMHDAEEDLLKLSVMIARKVMMRELSLDPGLIAGLVHGAVELAADEGEIVVRLNPEEYQVVAYSPQFQALSRDRKKITLREDPALGPASCLVETVRGNIDAGLDAQLEEIMRRLSEERNARREDVESGD is encoded by the coding sequence ATGTTCTCGTCTAAGATCATCAGGAAAGGGGTCGAATCCGAGGCCTACACGCTGGAGCCGCTGGGGGGCGAACTGGTCCCGCCGGTCGGGCAGGAGGTCTTTCGCCCCATCCAGCTGGGGGGGGAGGAAACCGCCGCGCCGGACGAGGCGGAGGAGGAACCAGAGACCCCTCCCGCCGTGATCGCCGAGGACGAGGCGCTCAGGAGGATCCAGCAGGCGCATGCCGACGGGATGAAAAAGGGGCGGCAGCAGGCCGAGGAGGATCTGTCCAAGGTGAGCGAGGCGCTGGCCCAGGCGCTTCTCTCCACCGGCACGCTGCGGGGGCAGATCATGCACGACGCCGAGGAGGACCTTTTGAAGCTCTCGGTGATGATCGCACGCAAGGTGATGATGCGCGAGCTCTCCCTGGACCCGGGGCTGATCGCCGGGCTGGTGCACGGTGCGGTGGAGCTGGCCGCCGACGAAGGTGAGATCGTGGTGCGGCTGAACCCGGAGGAGTACCAGGTGGTGGCCTATTCGCCGCAGTTCCAGGCACTCTCCCGGGACCGGAAGAAGATAACCCTGCGCGAGGACCCGGCCCTGGGGCCGGCGAGCTGCCTGGTGGAGACGGTGCGCGGCAACATCGACGCAGGGCTCGACGCCCAGCTCGAGGAGATCATGCGCCGGCTCTCCGAGGAGAGGAACGCGCGGCGGGAGGACGTCGAAAGTGGGGATTGA
- the flgC gene encoding flagellar basal body rod protein FlgC, producing the protein MDFFTSMDISASALAAERTRMNLISSNLANVNSTRTAEGGPYRRKDAVFTATPVKEGSSFGAALSRANEARSVQVTQVNEDQRPPRLQYEPGHPDADANGYVAYPNINVVEEMADMITASRSYEANITATNAAKSMALKTLDLLR; encoded by the coding sequence ATGGACTTTTTCACTTCCATGGACATCAGCGCCTCGGCGCTTGCCGCCGAGCGCACCAGGATGAACCTGATCTCCTCCAACCTGGCCAACGTCAATTCCACCAGGACCGCGGAAGGGGGACCCTACCGCCGCAAGGACGCGGTGTTCACCGCCACCCCGGTCAAGGAGGGGAGCTCCTTCGGCGCGGCGCTCTCCCGCGCCAACGAGGCGAGGAGCGTCCAGGTGACCCAGGTGAACGAGGACCAGCGGCCGCCGCGGCTGCAGTATGAGCCGGGGCACCCCGACGCGGACGCCAACGGCTACGTGGCCTATCCCAACATCAACGTGGTCGAGGAGATGGCGGACATGATCACCGCCAGCCGCAGCTACGAGGCGAACATCACGGCGACCAACGCGGCCAAGAGCATGGCTTTGAAGACGCTCGACCTGCTGCGCTAG
- a CDS encoding tetratricopeptide repeat protein, which translates to MTFTLRIPGPRLFLGLVTILLACALPQSAPAQQENRLLRIAVHPHQGFTRVNLFFQSPPDYTLRVLSGRVRLEVRGADSPSFKKLRVLNDKQLAGVTTSELRGVLSVSIPVRGAEPGVQVISCANPSVLSLDIGPGVKRAARVDIAPGREPILSGTERFVRDFDADPGGIPFAPTDGKVLKGLLPEGEALLFQQGESLLYRDRAEEAVNVFSMFLNKAPGPKALACFRLGEALERLGRHQDALSYFRQGEGLWPQYLEQAPELLQPYSDALARTGNFPAARAMLLRLMDRYVGTPYQAELLNRLADLIERNGQKAAALAMYRSVVVYSAGSPAAGRARLKLADRELFTLSRDRYRELLAKYRAVYEEPGDPASRDEALFKMTLLLSLYASPKEALDTVVTYDRRYPRGIFSTIIKKMREEILFPVYQETAAAGNDQGLVQLALDNREYLARCFGDPGFAPRVSQAFEKTGATAKELELFGYLEQKNWAAGSAPFLLARIVDDAVAFGNVPLAEATARDFLARFPRDPHLGRVREQLGRLAFERGDLPGAAAQLAFLGAKGARAQLPDSEYYLGKALAAAKDHGGAVRSLSRFTVAAKRDDPFLPDGYFTLATALAAGKDYQRALAACQVGGSVASGEMSGQFLYKSGELQLQLGEVRQAKASWEKAAGAGGTWGRLASEALNDLNWRMKIAGQLP; encoded by the coding sequence ATGACCTTTACGCTGCGCATACCCGGCCCGAGGCTTTTCCTGGGGCTCGTCACCATACTGCTCGCCTGCGCCCTCCCGCAAAGCGCACCGGCCCAGCAGGAAAACCGCCTGTTGCGCATCGCGGTGCACCCGCACCAGGGCTTCACCAGGGTCAATCTCTTCTTCCAGTCCCCCCCCGACTACACGCTCCGGGTCCTCTCCGGGCGGGTCAGGCTCGAGGTGCGGGGGGCCGATTCCCCGAGCTTCAAGAAACTGCGCGTCCTGAACGACAAGCAGCTCGCCGGCGTCACCACCTCCGAACTGCGTGGCGTGCTGAGTGTCTCCATCCCGGTGCGCGGTGCGGAACCCGGGGTCCAGGTGATTTCGTGCGCCAATCCCAGCGTGCTGTCGCTGGATATCGGGCCGGGTGTGAAGCGGGCGGCGCGGGTGGACATCGCCCCCGGGCGTGAACCGATCCTCTCCGGCACCGAGCGCTTCGTACGCGATTTCGACGCCGATCCCGGCGGCATTCCCTTTGCCCCCACCGACGGCAAGGTGCTGAAGGGGCTCCTCCCCGAGGGGGAAGCGCTGTTGTTCCAGCAGGGGGAAAGTCTGCTGTACCGGGACCGGGCCGAGGAGGCGGTCAACGTCTTCTCCATGTTCCTGAACAAGGCGCCCGGCCCCAAGGCGCTGGCCTGCTTCCGGCTCGGCGAAGCCCTGGAACGGCTGGGACGGCACCAGGACGCCCTGTCCTATTTCCGGCAGGGAGAGGGGCTGTGGCCCCAGTACCTGGAGCAGGCCCCGGAGCTTTTGCAGCCCTACTCGGACGCTCTGGCGAGGACCGGCAACTTTCCCGCCGCCCGCGCCATGCTGCTGCGCCTCATGGACCGGTACGTGGGGACCCCTTACCAGGCGGAGCTTCTGAACCGCCTGGCCGATCTCATCGAGCGCAACGGCCAGAAGGCGGCGGCCCTCGCCATGTACCGCAGCGTGGTGGTCTACTCGGCCGGGAGCCCCGCGGCGGGTCGGGCGCGCCTGAAACTTGCCGACCGCGAGCTCTTTACCCTCTCCCGCGACCGCTACCGGGAACTTCTGGCCAAGTACCGGGCGGTCTACGAGGAGCCCGGCGATCCCGCCTCGCGCGACGAGGCGCTCTTCAAGATGACGCTGCTCCTTTCGCTGTACGCCTCCCCCAAGGAGGCCCTGGATACCGTGGTCACCTATGACCGGCGCTACCCGCGCGGCATCTTCAGCACCATCATCAAGAAGATGCGGGAGGAGATCCTCTTCCCCGTGTACCAGGAGACCGCCGCGGCCGGCAACGACCAGGGGCTGGTCCAGCTTGCCCTGGACAACCGGGAATACCTGGCCCGCTGCTTCGGCGACCCGGGGTTCGCCCCCAGGGTGTCGCAGGCATTCGAGAAGACCGGTGCCACGGCGAAGGAACTGGAGCTGTTCGGGTACCTGGAGCAGAAGAACTGGGCCGCCGGCAGCGCCCCCTTCCTGCTGGCCCGCATCGTAGACGACGCCGTCGCTTTCGGCAACGTGCCGCTGGCCGAGGCGACCGCCCGGGATTTCCTGGCCCGCTTCCCCCGCGACCCCCACCTGGGCCGGGTCCGCGAGCAGCTGGGGCGGCTCGCCTTCGAGCGGGGGGATCTCCCCGGCGCGGCGGCGCAGCTCGCCTTCCTGGGCGCCAAGGGTGCCAGGGCGCAGCTGCCGGACAGCGAGTACTACCTGGGCAAGGCGCTTGCCGCCGCCAAGGACCACGGCGGCGCGGTGCGCAGCCTGTCCCGCTTCACCGTGGCCGCCAAGCGGGATGACCCCTTCCTTCCGGACGGCTACTTCACCCTGGCCACCGCCCTCGCGGCCGGCAAGGATTACCAGCGGGCCCTGGCGGCCTGCCAGGTGGGCGGCAGCGTCGCCTCCGGCGAGATGAGCGGCCAGTTCCTCTACAAGAGCGGCGAGCTGCAGCTGCAGCTGGGCGAGGTGCGCCAGGCCAAGGCGAGCTGGGAGAAGGCGGCCGGAGCCGGGGGGACCTGGGGGAGGCTCGCCTCCGAGGCGCTCAACGACCTGAACTGGCGCATGAAGATCGCCGGGCAGCTTCCCTGA
- a CDS encoding chemotaxis protein CheX: MMSLNQDIAAATHLEEADLASYVINATKEVFETMVMMALEDSYPLKEPVTSFHCSVTGMVGLAGTYTGILSIHCPQHLALRITSNMLGMDVEEVGEDVNDALGEIANMLGGYVKQILSKGGLDINLSIPTVISGEDYTVNSMADSDCVIIPFTNEGDRFLVGLKLRKEV, translated from the coding sequence ATGATGTCCCTGAACCAGGATATCGCAGCCGCGACACACCTTGAGGAGGCGGATCTGGCATCCTATGTCATCAACGCCACCAAGGAGGTGTTCGAAACGATGGTGATGATGGCCCTCGAGGACAGCTACCCCCTCAAGGAGCCGGTCACCTCCTTCCACTGCTCGGTCACCGGCATGGTCGGCCTGGCGGGGACCTACACCGGCATCCTGTCGATCCACTGCCCGCAGCACCTGGCGCTGAGGATCACCTCCAACATGCTCGGCATGGACGTGGAGGAAGTGGGGGAGGACGTCAACGACGCCCTGGGCGAGATCGCCAACATGCTGGGGGGGTACGTGAAGCAGATCCTCTCCAAGGGGGGGCTGGACATCAACCTCTCCATCCCGACCGTCATCTCCGGCGAGGACTACACGGTCAACTCGATGGCCGACAGCGACTGCGTCATCATCCCCTTCACCAACGAGGGTGACCGGTTCCTGGTCGGGCTGAAGCTCAGGAAGGAAGTCTAG
- the flgB gene encoding flagellar basal body rod protein FlgB: MPVQGIFGNTVELLGKTLDLRAKRQTMISANLANVETPGYKASDLSFEGQLKSALKGGPGAGTLTNPRHIPLKGGSAASLEKVQGDVVELNSGNMGPDGNGVEMESEMGRLAENQIMYNASVQLLTKKFEELKQAIRGTL, from the coding sequence ATGCCAGTACAAGGAATTTTCGGAAACACCGTCGAACTGTTGGGGAAGACCCTGGACCTGAGGGCCAAGCGGCAGACCATGATCTCGGCCAACCTGGCCAACGTGGAGACCCCGGGCTACAAGGCCAGCGACCTCTCCTTCGAGGGGCAGCTCAAAAGCGCCCTCAAGGGGGGACCCGGCGCCGGCACCCTGACCAACCCGCGTCACATCCCGCTCAAGGGTGGCTCCGCTGCCTCCCTGGAGAAGGTGCAGGGCGACGTGGTCGAGCTCAACTCCGGCAACATGGGGCCTGACGGCAACGGCGTGGAGATGGAGAGCGAGATGGGGCGTCTGGCCGAGAACCAGATCATGTACAACGCCAGCGTGCAGCTCCTCACCAAGAAGTTCGAGGAACTGAAGCAGGCCATAAGGGGTACCTTATAA
- a CDS encoding response regulator: MAAFEKLQSMLDAAMKQAGEESSMLLGQGMSVAASDVLNTNRKSYLGDEDNPIYVVGVESREAYPGVFYLLFSLGDTIVMSSILLGIPGPRIQEKRRLSIQEPDDVDAFGEIANQIIGSFNSVFQPNLPDKVHLKLLPPQKYVPGTDPLSDDVPFPDGEYLMYRAPLQIEGHEMNMVDILIPHPLANLFDPQPEEAAVEAVAEVEAAAEESAGPLPSILVLGDDQGRQELVQGLSDSGLNLIDAPLGADLPGLFAQGDVRAAFIFLKQTSDRDLAICKRVVPMVDRSGGAVLLSAPEWTRTAVLKALKAGVKGVVMPPYAPHELAEKLDKILHH, translated from the coding sequence ATGGCTGCATTCGAAAAGCTACAATCCATGTTGGACGCCGCCATGAAGCAGGCCGGCGAGGAGAGCAGCATGCTCCTCGGCCAGGGCATGTCCGTGGCCGCTTCCGACGTCCTCAACACCAACCGCAAGAGCTACCTGGGTGACGAGGACAACCCCATCTACGTGGTGGGGGTGGAGTCGCGCGAGGCCTACCCCGGCGTGTTCTACCTCCTCTTCTCGCTGGGCGACACCATCGTGATGAGCTCCATCCTCTTGGGGATCCCCGGGCCGAGGATCCAGGAGAAACGCCGGCTTTCCATCCAGGAACCCGACGACGTGGACGCCTTCGGCGAGATCGCCAACCAGATCATCGGCTCCTTCAACTCGGTGTTCCAGCCCAACCTGCCCGACAAGGTGCACCTGAAGCTCCTTCCGCCGCAGAAGTACGTTCCCGGGACCGATCCGCTCAGTGACGACGTCCCCTTCCCGGACGGCGAGTACCTGATGTACCGTGCCCCCCTGCAGATCGAGGGGCACGAGATGAACATGGTGGACATCCTGATCCCGCACCCGCTGGCCAACCTGTTCGACCCGCAGCCGGAGGAGGCTGCGGTCGAGGCCGTAGCCGAGGTCGAGGCGGCGGCGGAGGAGAGCGCCGGGCCGCTCCCCTCCATCCTGGTCCTTGGTGACGACCAGGGGCGCCAGGAACTGGTGCAGGGGCTCTCTGACAGCGGCCTCAACCTGATCGACGCGCCGCTGGGCGCCGACCTCCCCGGGCTCTTCGCCCAGGGCGACGTGCGCGCCGCCTTCATCTTCCTCAAGCAGACCTCCGACCGTGATCTCGCCATCTGCAAGCGGGTGGTCCCGATGGTGGACCGAAGCGGCGGGGCCGTGCTCCTCTCCGCACCGGAATGGACCCGGACCGCGGTGCTGAAGGCGCTCAAGGCGGGGGTCAAGGGGGTGGTGATGCCCCCCTATGCTCCGCACGAGCTCGCCGAGAAGCTCGACAAGATCCTGCACCACTGA